A genomic region of Balaenoptera acutorostrata chromosome 4, mBalAcu1.1, whole genome shotgun sequence contains the following coding sequences:
- the ZIC4 gene encoding zinc finger protein ZIC 4 isoform X1: MPAGSAAGPASSPSCNLVLPQDTDRRDPLSARGGLWAQSQKMRYKTSLVMRKRMRLYRNTLKESSSSSGHHGPQLAAASSPSVLPGFHEQPPQASPSCTLNGLLRLGLPGDMYARPEPFPPGPVARSDALAAAAALHNYGGMNLTMNLAAPHGPGAFFRYMRQPIKQELICKWLAADGPAPPRLCSKTFSNMHELVTHVTVEHVGGPEQSNHICFWEECPRQGKPFKAKYKLVNHIRVHTGEKPFPCPFPGCGKVFARSENLKIHKRTHTGEKPFRCEFEGCERRFANSSDRKKHSHVHTSDKPYTCKVRGCDKCYTHPSSLRKHMKVHGRSPPPPSSGYDSATPSALVSPSSDFGREPPVASSAAVAARSADLSE; the protein is encoded by the exons ATGCCGGCTGGGTCAGCTGCGGGGCCCGCATCCTCGCCTTCGTGCAATCTGGTCCTGCCTCAGGACACTGACCGCCGGGATCCGCTCTCTGCGCGCGGCGGGCTGTGG GCTCAAAGTCAGAAAATGAGATACAAGACTTCTTTGGTGATGAGGAAACGAATGCGGCTTTACCGAAACACCCTGAAAGAGTCAA GTAGCAGCTCCGGACACCATGGCCCCCAGCTCGCTGCCGCCTCCAGCCCCTCGGTGTTACCGGGCTTTCACGAGCAgcctccccaggcctcccctAGCTGCACTTTGAACGGACTCCTGCGTCTGGGGCTCCCCGGAGACATGTACGCACGGCCCGAACCCTTCCCGCCGGGACCTGTGGCCCGCAGCGACGCCCTGGCAGCTGCCGCAGCCCTGCACAACTACGGGGGCATGAACCTGACCATGAACCTCGCCGCACCCCACGGTCCCGGCGCCTTCTTCCGCTACATGCGCCAGCCCATCAAACAGGAGCTCATCTGCAAGTGGCTGGCGGCCGACGGCCCCGCACCCCCGCGCCTCTGCTCCAAAACTTTCAGCAACATGCACGAGCTGGTCACGCACGTCACCGTGGAGCACGTCGGAGGCCCTGAGCAGAGTAACCACATCTGCTTCTGGGAGGAGTGTCCGCGCCAGGGCAAGCCCTTTAAAGCCAAATACAAACTTGTAAATCACATCCGCGTGCACACGGGCGAGAAGCCCTTCCCTTGTCCTTTCCCGGGGTGTGGGAAAGTCTTTGCTAGATCAGAAAATctcaaaatacacaaaagaaCTCACACAG GGGAGAAGCCCTTCAGGTGCGAGTTCGAGGGCTGCGAGCGGCGCTTCGCCAACAGCAGCGACCGCAAGAAGCACTCGCACGTGCACACGAGTGACAAGCCCTACACGTGCAAAGTGCGCGGCTGCGACAAGTGCTACACGCACCCCAGCTCGCTGCGTAAGCACATGAAGGTGCACGGAcgctcgccgccgccgcccagCTCTGGCTACGACTCGGCCACACCGTCTGCCCTCGTGTCGCCCTCGTCGGACTTCGGCCGCGAGCCCCCGGTGGCCTCctcggcggcggtggcggcgcgTAGCGCCGACCTGAGCGAATG A
- the ZIC4 gene encoding zinc finger protein ZIC 4 isoform X2, with protein MELLQEQFKAQSQKMRYKTSLVMRKRMRLYRNTLKESSSSSGHHGPQLAAASSPSVLPGFHEQPPQASPSCTLNGLLRLGLPGDMYARPEPFPPGPVARSDALAAAAALHNYGGMNLTMNLAAPHGPGAFFRYMRQPIKQELICKWLAADGPAPPRLCSKTFSNMHELVTHVTVEHVGGPEQSNHICFWEECPRQGKPFKAKYKLVNHIRVHTGEKPFPCPFPGCGKVFARSENLKIHKRTHTGEKPFRCEFEGCERRFANSSDRKKHSHVHTSDKPYTCKVRGCDKCYTHPSSLRKHMKVHGRSPPPPSSGYDSATPSALVSPSSDFGREPPVASSAAVAARSADLSE; from the exons ATGGAGCTGCTACAGGAGCAGTTTAAG GCTCAAAGTCAGAAAATGAGATACAAGACTTCTTTGGTGATGAGGAAACGAATGCGGCTTTACCGAAACACCCTGAAAGAGTCAA GTAGCAGCTCCGGACACCATGGCCCCCAGCTCGCTGCCGCCTCCAGCCCCTCGGTGTTACCGGGCTTTCACGAGCAgcctccccaggcctcccctAGCTGCACTTTGAACGGACTCCTGCGTCTGGGGCTCCCCGGAGACATGTACGCACGGCCCGAACCCTTCCCGCCGGGACCTGTGGCCCGCAGCGACGCCCTGGCAGCTGCCGCAGCCCTGCACAACTACGGGGGCATGAACCTGACCATGAACCTCGCCGCACCCCACGGTCCCGGCGCCTTCTTCCGCTACATGCGCCAGCCCATCAAACAGGAGCTCATCTGCAAGTGGCTGGCGGCCGACGGCCCCGCACCCCCGCGCCTCTGCTCCAAAACTTTCAGCAACATGCACGAGCTGGTCACGCACGTCACCGTGGAGCACGTCGGAGGCCCTGAGCAGAGTAACCACATCTGCTTCTGGGAGGAGTGTCCGCGCCAGGGCAAGCCCTTTAAAGCCAAATACAAACTTGTAAATCACATCCGCGTGCACACGGGCGAGAAGCCCTTCCCTTGTCCTTTCCCGGGGTGTGGGAAAGTCTTTGCTAGATCAGAAAATctcaaaatacacaaaagaaCTCACACAG GGGAGAAGCCCTTCAGGTGCGAGTTCGAGGGCTGCGAGCGGCGCTTCGCCAACAGCAGCGACCGCAAGAAGCACTCGCACGTGCACACGAGTGACAAGCCCTACACGTGCAAAGTGCGCGGCTGCGACAAGTGCTACACGCACCCCAGCTCGCTGCGTAAGCACATGAAGGTGCACGGAcgctcgccgccgccgcccagCTCTGGCTACGACTCGGCCACACCGTCTGCCCTCGTGTCGCCCTCGTCGGACTTCGGCCGCGAGCCCCCGGTGGCCTCctcggcggcggtggcggcgcgTAGCGCCGACCTGAGCGAATG A
- the ZIC4 gene encoding zinc finger protein ZIC 4 isoform X3, which translates to MRYKTSLVMRKRMRLYRNTLKESSSSSGHHGPQLAAASSPSVLPGFHEQPPQASPSCTLNGLLRLGLPGDMYARPEPFPPGPVARSDALAAAAALHNYGGMNLTMNLAAPHGPGAFFRYMRQPIKQELICKWLAADGPAPPRLCSKTFSNMHELVTHVTVEHVGGPEQSNHICFWEECPRQGKPFKAKYKLVNHIRVHTGEKPFPCPFPGCGKVFARSENLKIHKRTHTGEKPFRCEFEGCERRFANSSDRKKHSHVHTSDKPYTCKVRGCDKCYTHPSSLRKHMKVHGRSPPPPSSGYDSATPSALVSPSSDFGREPPVASSAAVAARSADLSE; encoded by the exons ATGAGATACAAGACTTCTTTGGTGATGAGGAAACGAATGCGGCTTTACCGAAACACCCTGAAAGAGTCAA GTAGCAGCTCCGGACACCATGGCCCCCAGCTCGCTGCCGCCTCCAGCCCCTCGGTGTTACCGGGCTTTCACGAGCAgcctccccaggcctcccctAGCTGCACTTTGAACGGACTCCTGCGTCTGGGGCTCCCCGGAGACATGTACGCACGGCCCGAACCCTTCCCGCCGGGACCTGTGGCCCGCAGCGACGCCCTGGCAGCTGCCGCAGCCCTGCACAACTACGGGGGCATGAACCTGACCATGAACCTCGCCGCACCCCACGGTCCCGGCGCCTTCTTCCGCTACATGCGCCAGCCCATCAAACAGGAGCTCATCTGCAAGTGGCTGGCGGCCGACGGCCCCGCACCCCCGCGCCTCTGCTCCAAAACTTTCAGCAACATGCACGAGCTGGTCACGCACGTCACCGTGGAGCACGTCGGAGGCCCTGAGCAGAGTAACCACATCTGCTTCTGGGAGGAGTGTCCGCGCCAGGGCAAGCCCTTTAAAGCCAAATACAAACTTGTAAATCACATCCGCGTGCACACGGGCGAGAAGCCCTTCCCTTGTCCTTTCCCGGGGTGTGGGAAAGTCTTTGCTAGATCAGAAAATctcaaaatacacaaaagaaCTCACACAG GGGAGAAGCCCTTCAGGTGCGAGTTCGAGGGCTGCGAGCGGCGCTTCGCCAACAGCAGCGACCGCAAGAAGCACTCGCACGTGCACACGAGTGACAAGCCCTACACGTGCAAAGTGCGCGGCTGCGACAAGTGCTACACGCACCCCAGCTCGCTGCGTAAGCACATGAAGGTGCACGGAcgctcgccgccgccgcccagCTCTGGCTACGACTCGGCCACACCGTCTGCCCTCGTGTCGCCCTCGTCGGACTTCGGCCGCGAGCCCCCGGTGGCCTCctcggcggcggtggcggcgcgTAGCGCCGACCTGAGCGAATG A